CGTTACCGGGTGGACATGAGCGAAGCGGTCGAGCCCCGCCCGGCCGCATACGCCACGTTCAACGATTTCTTCACCCGCGCCCTGCGCCCCGGTGTGCGCCCGCTCGCCGCGGCAGCTGCGGTCTGCCCGGTGGATGGGGCGGTCAGCCAGTTCGGGCCCATTGACCAGGATCAGATCTTCCAGGCCAAGGGCCACCGCTACTCGACCACGACCTTGGTGGGCGGCGATGCGGCGCTGGCCGCGCAGTTCGACAACGGCAGCTTTGCGACGATCTACCTGAGCCCCCGCGACTACCACCGCATCCACATGCCCTGCGATGGCACCTTGCTGCGCATGGTGCATGTGCCGGGCGACCTTTTTTCGGTGAACCCGGTCACGGCGCGGGGCGTACCCGGTCTGTTCGCGCGCAACGAGCGCGTGGTGTGCGTGTTCGACACACCTTTGGGAAAGATGGTGCTCGTGCTGGTGGGCGCGACCATCGTGGGCAGCATGGCCACGGTGTGGCACGGTCAGGTCAACCCGCCGCGCAGCGGCGAGCTGCGCCACTGGGACTATGCCGACCGGCAGATCGTGCTGCGCCAGGGCGAGGAAATGGGCCGCTTCCTGCTGGGCTCCACCGTGGTGCTTCTGTTTCAGCGCGGTGCGGTGCGGTTTTCGGAGCAATGGGCCCCTGCCCGGCCCGTGCGGCTGGGCGAGGCGATGGCCGAGCGGCCGGC
This region of Acidovorax sp. GBBC 1281 genomic DNA includes:
- the asd gene encoding archaetidylserine decarboxylase (Phosphatidylserine decarboxylase is synthesized as a single chain precursor. Generation of the pyruvoyl active site from a Ser is coupled to cleavage of a Gly-Ser bond between the larger (beta) and smaller (alpha chains). It is an integral membrane protein.), encoding MSDRLAVLPQYLLPKQALTALAGRLARAQGGPRTTAAIERFIARYRVDMSEAVEPRPAAYATFNDFFTRALRPGVRPLAAAAAVCPVDGAVSQFGPIDQDQIFQAKGHRYSTTTLVGGDAALAAQFDNGSFATIYLSPRDYHRIHMPCDGTLLRMVHVPGDLFSVNPVTARGVPGLFARNERVVCVFDTPLGKMVLVLVGATIVGSMATVWHGQVNPPRSGELRHWDYADRQIVLRQGEEMGRFLLGSTVVLLFQRGAVRFSEQWAPARPVRLGEAMAERPAG